The Oryza sativa Japonica Group chromosome 11, ASM3414082v1 DNA window TGTGCATAGCCCATAGGTGAAATCCTATCAGGCGAGGAAAAGCTCCCGGTCCACCATAGATGCCCTTGTCAATTCTTCTAATGCCATGCATACGTCCGAGAGTAATCTCTCCTAGGTTTGGTAACTGACCAAAAGGCGGCAGGCTGTTGCACTTCGGTAAATCCCACAAAGTAATACTGACGAGATTGGGGAGATGATGTCCAGTATTCATTACCCAGGATGGAAAGCTGATGCTCTATAACCCTCTATCACAAACTTCTTTAAAGTGTTTGGTGGTACCATCTCTCCCAATACATTCATGTCCTCCACAAACCTATCAGCTCCTCCAGTCCACTCCAAATTCAGAGAATTAATGCTTTCTTTTTCAATCAATTTTATACTCCGCGCCTCTTGTGTGGACTTCACATTTTCAAGCCTACTGAGCTCCAAAAATTCATCAAGAATTGCATGTTCAAGGAGAGGAAGATTGCTGCTAGATTGACCTTCACCGGTGTGCACCACAAAGTGGGGCAATGTGAAGAGGAAGTTGGATTGAGGAAGCTTGGCCTCAAACAATTTGCAGCCCATCACATTTAGAACCTTCAGACTTTCCTTTTTAGTCAAACATTCTGGAAGCCTTGCTAGCATGCTGGAACCTGAAAGGTTCAAGGTATGTAGCATCCTCAGGCTGCCAATACTTTCAGGTATACTACAGAGAATTTTATTCTTAGACAAGTCCAGATGTTCTAGATTGGAAAAAGTGCTGATGCTACCAATGAAACTGTCAGTTTGATCTGTTGATGGGCTGCCAAAGACATAATCCATGCACCGTGCTAAATTCAAGTATTTCAGATTTGTTAGACTGCCAATGACTTCTGGCAACCCTATGAGAGGTAACTTATCTTGATGGATTTCTCCATTCTGCAGTGACAAATTCAAATATTCGAGTTTGGCTAGGCCATGTAAAGCTTGAGGTATACCTAACAATGAACTACAACATGATAAATCCAGATGCACCAAATTTTTTAGCTTCTGAAAAGACCTTGGTAATTCTACTATCTTATCAGAACCTGATAAGCTCAAGTACTTGAGTTCCATGAGGCTACCCAAATCTTCCGGCAGACTATGGAGATCGGATTGCTGTGATGATAAGTTCAAATATTTAAGTTTGGTGAGGATGCCAAAAAATTCCACGCTAGGTAGAGATAGATTTGAATTGCATGAAAGGTTCAAATATTCCAGTTTGGTGAGGTTGCCAAGAAACTCCACATCTGGTAGTTTCAGATCTGAACTGCTAGacagggttggaaatttcggaccgaaatttccgaaatcaTTTCGGTGACCCCCGATACGATATCAATTCGGccgaaatttttgaatttttcaattttttcatgaatttggataatatttgttcaaattcaactaaattttgttcaaaatttcagaaatttcggaccgaaatttccgaaatttagGGATTTCGGTGACCACCGATAGAAACACCTGGACCGATAGAGTGAACCCTGCTGCTAGATAGGTTCAAATTGATGCAGTTCCGTTAGAAACCCCAGGCACTGTGATAAACTTCGGGTACAAGAGCAATTTGAGAAATCGAGATGCACCAGTTTATTAAGCTTGCCAAACGACTCGGGCAGTTCTCGTATTCCTGAACAATTTGACTCTGGCAGTGCCACGATTTCATAAGACCCACGAAGGCTGAGGTACATTAATTTTATGAGCTTGCTGATGCAATTAAGGATCGTTTGATATTGGATCCCAGGGGCATTAAGATACCTCAGCTGCTTCAATTGACCAATATAATCTGGTAACTTTTGTATAGAGCAATCACTCAAATCCAAGACACGCAAAGACTTGCCAGAAGAAAATGCACCATCACTAAGACGGAATTCCCTACAGTTCGTAAAGCACAAAGCCCGTATCTTTGCTAGGTAACCTGTGGATGACTCCAATGGCTTGAAGCAATTACTGAGCAGTGCATAATGGTAACTGATTCCACCAGAGTTGTCTTGTTTGTTATCTAGTAAAATTTCATCGACCATTACCAATCTTGCTATATCATGCACTAAGTCATGCATGGTGAATAGAGTGACATCTTCATGATACAGTCCAGCAGTCTGCAAGAAACATCAGTTAGCAGCATGAAGATTTTATATTGGAATAAATAAATTGATTCCCCACCCCCTTAACTGATGGAAAGGGAGGGTGTGGGCAAGCTCATCAAATGTACTCACCAGAGGTGATTTTGAGAGTTGAAGGAAGGACAGTCCCAAGAGCTGCTTGATGTATCTCTCACTGAGCTGCCTAGTCGAGAATATGTTTGATTCCTCAATGAAACCCAAAGAAACCCATTGGTGGATCAGAGCATTTTTTACTATGTTATGACCTTTCGGAAAAATTAAAGTATATAGTTTAgaactaattaaaattcggaattaaaaattaggaaaattaaaaatagaagTCAGAGTCCacatcaaaatataatttacaataactaaaattcaaattaaGAAAAGCAAGATTGGGagaagagtctagagtccatataggaataaaatttataaataactaaaattcagaattaaaaaataagaaatattagacaaaaaaaaaatctagagtccatataggaatacaatttataaataactaaaattcaaaattaaaaaaaaatacaaagtattgaaaaatgaagttagagtccatatataaatacaattagaaataatgtaTTGGGAAttagaaaaatagaaatattgaaataagagtctagagtacatataggaatATAGAACTAACTTAAagtcagaattaaaaaataagaaaaattaaaaatagagtTAAGattccatatataaatacaatatagaacaacaaaatacaaaatttaaaaaataagcaaGATTGGGAGAAGAGTCTAGCGTCCATATAGAAATGCAATTTATAAATAtctgaaattaggaattaacaaataaggaatattgaaaaaataatctagagtccatatagaataaaatttataaataactaaaatttaaaaaattagaaatattGGAAACAaatctagagtccatataggaatccAATTTAACAATAACGgaaattcaaaattataaaataaggaatgttgaaagaagagtttaaagtacatatagaaacacaatttacaaataactaaaattcggaattaagaaAATTGAATATGTGAAGAAGTGTCcagagttcatataggaataaaatttatcaataataaaattcggaattaaataattaaaaatattgaaagatgagtctaaagtccatatagaaatacaatctataaataactaaaatttgaaattaaaataattaataactattacgtatatacaatacaatatgaatatcaCACAGTTGTTAGTTTGATCAAGAATTTAAATTATGTTGCCATTTTAATGTATTTAAGAAAATGTGAATATATTTAagctattatatgagaaaaatataacggtgctagccgcgcaatttgcgcgggccaccatgctagtttaatCTAAAGTAAAGTAAAGCAAGCGAGTGGCACCCCTCTCCATTACGTTTTCATTTGGGTACTGTAGTAATGTAGTTCACCTGAGTACGGACTACGGAGTACCTATCTGTGAGAAAATCTGCTTTCCCAGAtctgccgccatggccgacggACGGCGTCGAAGGCTTCGAGTAGGAAACGTTGGATGTGGCCTAGAAGGAGCACCTGGAGGCTGGAGGAGCGACACCAAGCACACCATCCACCTCGAGGGGCGGCGTCCATTGACCGCCGGGAGGAGGGTAAGGCCGAAGACCTGCGTCCTACGATGAGGAACCCGACACCGGCGACCACCACCGGTGGCAACCCAGACCCAGAGCCAGAGGTAGGATATGGGAGGAACAGGGGATGGGGAGACCGGGAGAGGGGCTGGATCAGCGGCTCTCGCTTCACCCCCGAGGCccataaactattttttttctctgatttcACTTTATTGCTTAcaccgtgtttagattcaaaatttttcttcaaactttcaactttttatcacatcaaaacattcctacacacataaacttcaaacttttccgtcacatcgttctaatttcaaccaaatttccaattttagcgtgaactaaacacagccttaatagcattttttttcttggtttctCTTCATATGGGTAGTAATTTAAGTTGAAATTTCGTGGAGCCATTGATGACACCGTTTATCAAAGAtccaaaatattttcaatttcatgACTATTTGCTTAGAAATTCAAAACCTATGTATTTAAATCAGTCTGAGTGCGTCAAACCTATGTAAGCAGTGATAAAGGGAACTCTAACAAACGTCGAGTTACTCTGCATCTAGCAATGCTATAAAATTTCATTGCAAAATACAGTTCATATAGAGTGAATGAAAAAGAGAAATGCctttcactactagaaaactcaTTTTCGGAGTCGTAGGGGATCGATTTTCGTAGGCGGGCATGTAATTTGGAGCCAAAACCCCGCCGGCAAAAAAAAGTACCCGGGATGGAGggggcggtccgcctgcgaagattgatctttgcaggcggtccatataagcgtcgcctgcgaagatcgatcttcgcacgCGGCAGACGTCGTGCGCCTGCGAAGAtagatcttcgcaggcgacgcttatatggtccgcctgcaaagatgcccctatatagttttcttcctccccgagccctgttcattctccccgacgtttctctctcctaaagtgacttaaacataggggggaggttttgaacttcaaatcttcggGGGATTTTTCTACGGTACTTAGATCTACTCATATCCACACTAGGTAATTTTTAGACCTTAATTTGTGATGGATTTATGCATCCAAAATTGTGAAGGAAGAGctccatgtttttttaattttatttcttttcatatgTTGATATTAGATGTATGTGTAATACTTGATGCATCTTGTTGTAGTGGTTTAATGTGGTAACAtaaattctcaattttttttatttttactatcACATCCACCACCtagttctagatctagatctagatctggtcatatatagagagagaataaaattttaaatgtctATTTATTCGGTGCAATCAAAAAATAGTTATAGTATTTTGTAATATGCCGAAGCTatgattttgttagattttcctaatgtactaatttggcatgtctgtgtaaaaaaaattgaaataaactaTGATTTTGTATTACTTTACACTTAAcctttagttaattagttttgaatagcgataagttttttcaataaaccctacaaatttggtattaattgtgcaaatattttacgtgtatttttttagagatatgGAAAGTCGGGAATGGATGTATCATTGACCGAGGTTTTTGTCTCTATATAGAAACGAAGTGGCTAAATTTATTGGTATTGCCAAGGCACACGCTGAGAAGAACAAGGAAGATAATTTGTCCATGTgctgactgtaagaatgaaatagCCTGGGACTTGGACGATGCTTTTAAAGTGAAGGAGCACTTAGTAACTCGTGGATTTATGGACAAGTACGAAATATGGACACGtcatggcgaagaacaagtggaCGGGCCTGAAAATGTAGTTTCGACACAAGTTGAAGACATGGTGCATGACGATGGTTCTGTTGAGGACAAAATCGACCTAGAGAAAATGTTATGTCATGCAGAACCCGAGGTGCTGATGGGGTCGGCTAGAGGGCTAAATAACTTTGAAGCTTTACAGAAGGCAGCAAAGGAAGTTTTGTACGATGAGTCGAAGGGCTGTGACAGTGAGTTCACAACACTCCGGTCAGTTCTTGAACTTATGAGGTTAAAGGCGAGACATGGATGGTTTGATACCAGTTTCGACAGTCTGTTAGAActtctacagaaaatgttaccgAGGCCTAACTCACTACCATCCAGCACATATCAAGAAAAGAAACTCATATGCCCCCTTTCACTTGGTGTGGAAAAGATTCATGCGTGCGTAAATCACTGCATACTGTACAGGAAAGAGTACGCTTCTTTGGATGAATGTCCAACATGCGGTGCAAGCCGGTACAAGTCGAATAGCAATACTGGCCTAGAACCCTCTGAAGCAACTGAGGGACGACAGAGAAAAATCCCGCAgcttgtgatgtggtaccttcctgtcaaagaccgcattaaacggatatactcaaacccgcgagatgcggaactaatgcgctggcatgaagaagggtgcaagaaggatgggatgattcgacACCCGGCAGATGCTCGTCAGTGGATAAACTTTGATGCTCAGTATAGAGAGTTTGCTAAAGACCCACAGAACATTAGATTTGCCCTGAGTACTGATGGagttaatccttttggagacatgagcagTTCACATAGTACTTGGCCAGTGCTTCTCACCATGTATAATCTTTCTACCTGGCTTTGTCAAAAGCGAAAATACGTACTACTCTGTATCCTCATACAGGGACCCCGTCAGCCTGGTATTGATATAGACGTATTTCTTGAACCATTGTTGGAAGATATGGCTGATTTATGGAAAGAGGGATTGAAAGTGTGGGACGAGTACTTAAGGGAATACTTCACAGTGAAGGCTATCATCTTCGTGACCATTAACGATTATCCAGTAATGTTTTCAGTTTCAGGTCAAATTAAAGGTAAAACAGGATGTGTGATCTGCTTGAATGGAACGTACTATAGGTATCTCCCGGGTTCCAACAAGCTTGTGTACATGCAGCACCGGCGGTTCCTACGCACAAATCACAAGTACCGCAAGATGAAGGCGGAGTTCGATGGTACTGAAGAGACTAATCCTGCACCGAAACCTACATCGGGAGAAAAGGTGTGTGCAATGACAGAGAAAATTGTTTGCAAGTTTGGAAAAATGACTAAGAAACCATCAAAGGGGACAAAGCGCAAGAAACCCGAGAAGAATACGAAGGGAGGGGATAGTAAGAAGCAAGATGACAGTTCGAAGCCAGATGATAAACTCCCTCCCCCATTCAAGAAacattccatattttttaagtacctccCGTACTGGAAAGATCTAGAGGATCGGCATGCCATAGACGTTATGCAtctagagaagaatgtgtttgacaacatagttggaacattgttggacatgccgAAGAAGACTAAAGATGGTCTGCAATCAAGGATGGACCTAGTCGAGATAGGAATCAGGGAAGAGTTACACCCTCAAGAAGGAGAAAAGAATGGAAAAGTATATCTTCCACCAGCCTATTTCACACTGACACCTGAGGAGAAGaaatcattttgcaactcaCTCCGTGATGTCAGAGTGCCCATAGGTTTCTCATCAAACATCAGTCGACTAGTTTCAATGAAAGATTTGTCGGTATCTGGTTATAATTCACACGACTGCCATGTCTTGCTCACCGTGTTTATTGCAATTGCAATAAGAGCCATAAAACCGGAGCATTTAAAGGTTGCTATCACaaggttgtgctactttttcaacgcagtgtcacagaaggtcattagtctcgaagagttaggaaatctccgtacattcgcacatgagacccagtgccaacttgagatgtgcttccctccgtcattttttgatatgatggagcacCTCATTGTTCACATTGTGCCGCAGATGATTGCGCTTGGCCCATTGTacctccatcaaatgtggtcatACGAGCGTTACATGGCGATTCTGAAGGGTTACGTCCGAAATCGTGCACATCCAGAGGGATCAATGATTAAGGATTATAGTACTGAAGAGGTTGTCGAGTGTTGTATCGATTACCTCAAAGATGGATATGCAATTGGAGTACCTGTGCCCCGACACGAGGCGGCGTGGAGGGAGCCAGCGGCGCggacgtgggagaggagggagccggcggcgcgcggatctAGAGCGGAGGGAGCtgtcggcggcgtcgcggtcgtcgtcgaggagggTGGCCGCCAGCAGCGAGGAGGGATGTGGTGGCGGCGCGGACGTGGGAGATGAGGGAGCCGACGGCGCGCGGATCTAGAGCGGAGAGagccgtcggcggcgtcgcggtcgtcgtcgtcgtcgagtaggggggccgccggcggcgaggagggatgcggcggcgcgcgaACGTCGTTGTggagggcgccggcggcgcagacgtgggagaggagggagccggcggAGCGCGGATCTGGAGCAGACGGAGCCGTCGGTGGCGTTGCGATCGTCGAGGAGggaggccaccggcggcgaggagggatgcggcggctcgcgggagtgggagaggagggagccgggcaATTTTTCCAAgtgtggggagagagaggagggggagggaaatgagtggtggataggagaggataaggatggtggtggagaggataaggatgaggatgactagattttttttgtaggtactatttttgcaagcggaccacataaggtgcgtacgaaaatagatttttgcaggcgcaccttatatggtccgcctgcgccgcttaagtggtccgcctgcgaaaatagattttcgcaggcggacaatGAACTTCAtgccgatttatatttttttaggcggtcatttggctcCCAGAGTCATGTCCGACTGCGAAAATAAGACCCCCACGTCGGGGGAAATGCCTTTTCTAGCGGCGTAGATGAATGAGGTTTGAAAGTAACATTTCTTTTTCTTAGCAAAGTAGTCTGAAAGTCAAAGATAAAGCGTAAATGTTGATAGATTCTTGAATGTTGCTGGAGACAGTTTGTtaacttatttttattttactaaGCTTTGTTCCTGAAGGCCACATGTTCCTAAATATGCCGTCCATTTTCAGTATTCTGCTCTGGAAGATATTCAAAAGACGATTCGGGAGCTGCAGCTTGATGAGAATCGGAAAAGGGCTTGGCGACTGCTCTTCATGCTCAGTTCAAGGATTGGTTATATGGTAACATACTAACATGTCATCAGTACGATCATTTTTTACCAGCATTTCAGTAGAAACTTTGACTGTGGGTTTACATCTAGAAATATTTGTTGTTGCACCATTCAATGCCAATTACAGTTAATAGATAGACATGCAGTGAGATGGTAATTGCTGGACAGCTAGAGCAGATTTCTTTAGGTCTTTACCCTTGGGAAGTATATCTTCCTAATTCTTAAACCTAGCTTCATCATTGAATTAAAATGTGCACAATTGCACAATATGCGAGACCATAAAAATGACGTTTTTACTGTTTAAGCTAAATACCTGGGCGCATCTTGTGGAGTGGTGCATTTCGTCAATTCTGAAGCTCTGCATCTGAATGTTACAAATAACAGATCTGAGATTTTGCTTACTGCTTAAATGATAAAGTCAATCAATTATGTATGTTTCATTTTCCTTAAGGAATTGACAGTGCTCCTGCCACTAGCTCTTATGAACAACTGTTGCAAATGTTATTAGCTGAAAATGATAGTCACTTGAGCGGAGTTGGTAATAGCCAGTTTCATGTGGGTCATCTGGAAAACACGATTTGTTTTCATGAGAGTAACTGGAAATCCTTCTGTTTCATGTCCACAGCTTCGGGCAATATCCGCCAGCTATACTGTCTACAAGGCGATTAACCATGCGATGAATTGCACCCACAAAAGGAAGTGCACACCTGCAAGACTTTTTATCCTTTGCCGACTCCAAAACATTCGACAATTGTCGAAGCTGACCTTCCCTGGAGAGGATTTCCTCCTGCTCACCCACCCAGCCTGTAGTATTTACACaaggatttaaaaaaaaaaggtgaacatGTACTATTGCCTATTTTTTACAGATTCATTTCCCTGTTTTCCCCAGATCTTCTCTTTTCTGCGAGTTGGGTACTTAAGTAGGATGTAATCATGTTTTTCCGGTGTTTACTCATTTTTGGCCCTTCATAAACATCCACGAGTATGTAATAGAGATTAATGAATCAGCGCTGTTAAATAaacatttcttttctttccgTTCAATATCTTTAGATTTCTTCATGTGAACCTGTATGGATCAATGCTGTGTCGAAACGCCTTTGTTCTCCCTAGCTTAACGGACATGTTTTTTCTTTGATGTAATAACCATTGCCATTTTCTTCGTCGGCCACCATCTTCCGTAAACATTTTGCCATTCTGGTAGATGTTTACTCAATTTGCACGCCGGAGATGGGGAGATGTGAACTCTCTTTCTAAGAGTACCATTGCCCATCTTTGACAAGGGATCGGAGACCGTAGAGGATGGCAGCCACATGCTGGAGATGGATGTATAATAATCGGGATTAATTGCGATGCCTTTGCGTTGCAAATATTGTGTGTGCTTGCTCCATCCCGTTCGCTTTGTCCGCTTGCTCCTTCCCGTTGGTTCGTTCGCTTTGTCCGCTTGCCGCGTGGCCACCGGCGTGGATCGGAGTCCGTGACGCTACGCTGGGCTCGTGTTCCACGCCGCGATCGCATGCATCACGTACACGTACGCATCATGCATGCCCTGTGCTGCGCCTGACgggacgtcgccggcggcggctagcTAGCTCCATTGCAAGTTTAACGGGAGCACTATTATTACTGCGTGACGTTGCATACTACT harbors:
- the LOC112936908 gene encoding putative disease resistance protein RGA3: MDAAPRGGCSKLYTLIFPKGHNIVKNALIHQWVSLGFIEESNIFSTRQLSERYIKQLLGLSFLQLSKSPLTAGLYHEDVTLFTMHDLVHDIARLVMVDEILLDNKQDNSGGISYHYALLSNCFKPLESSTGYLAKIRALCFTNCREFRLSDGAFSSGKSLRVLDLSDCSIQKLPDYIGQLKQLRYLNAPGIQYQTILNCISKLIKLMYLSLRGSYEIVALPESNCSGIRELPESFGKLNKLVHLDFSNCSCTRSLSQCLGFLTELHQFEPI
- the LOC136353979 gene encoding uncharacterized protein: MVHDDGSVEDKIDLEKMLCHAEPEVLMGSARGLNNFEALQKAAKEVLYDESKGCDSEFTTLRSVLELMRLKARHGWFDTSFDSLLELLQKMLPRPNSLPSSTYQEKKLICPLSLGVEKIHACVNHCILYRKEYASLDECPTCGASRYKSNSNTGLEPSEATEGRQRKIPQLVMWYLPVKDRIKRIYSNPRDAELMRWHEEGCKKDGMIRHPADARQWINFDAQYREFAKDPQNIRFALSTDGVNPFGDMSSSHSTWPVLLTMYNLSTWLCQKRKYVLLCILIQGPRQPGIDIDVFLEPLLEDMADLWKEGLKVWDEYLREYFTVKAIIFVTINDYPVMFSVSGQIKGKTGCVICLNGTYYRYLPGSNKLVYMQHRRFLRTNHKYRKMKAEFDGTEETNPAPKPTSGEKVCAMTEKIVCKFGKMTKKPSKGTKRKKPEKNTKGGDSKKQDDSSKPDDKLPPPFKKHSIFFKYLPYWKDLEDRHAIDVMHLEKNVFDNIVGTLLDMPKKTKDGLQSRMDLVEIGIREELHPQEGEKNGKVYLPPAYFTLTPEEKKSFCNSLRDVRVPIGFSSNISRLVSMKDLSVSGYNSHDCHVLLTVFIAIAIRAIKPEHLKVAITRLCYFFNAVSQKVISLEELGNLRTFAHETQCQLEMCFPPSFFDMMEHLIVHIVPQMIALGPLYLHQMWSYERYMAILKGYVRNRAHPEGSMIKDYSTEEVVECCIDYLKDGYAIGVPVPRHEAAWREPAARTWERREPAARGSRAEGAVGGVAVVVEEGGRQQRGGMWWRRGRGR